A DNA window from Selenomonas sp. oral taxon 126 contains the following coding sequences:
- a CDS encoding 2-oxoacid:acceptor oxidoreductase subunit alpha, which yields MAETRARLMQGNEAVAEGAIAAGVTFFAGYPITPSTEIAEQMAKMLPKIGGTFLQMEDEIGAMGAILGASLAGAKVMDATSGPGFSLKQELIGYAACAEIPCVVVNVQRVGPSTGQPTAPSQGDVMQARWGTHGDHPIIALSPWSVRESFDLAVMSVNYAERFRSPVILLTDEIVGHLRENVVLPTADELDIYPRRLPKKTRAEGYQPFAVGEDLVPDVARFGDGYRIHVTGLLHDETGFPSGSPTVTEQLIHRLHEKINRVGEEIIHTEEHFMEDAEYAVVSYGGTARTAYEAVRAARADGIKVGFLRLKTIWPFADAAIGRLADRVKSILVAELNYGQLVGEVTRAAHGTPVRPCLKYNMLDFTPQEIAAAIREMSEEVRA from the coding sequence ATGGCTGAGACGAGAGCACGGCTCATGCAGGGCAACGAGGCGGTCGCCGAGGGTGCGATTGCCGCAGGTGTGACATTCTTCGCGGGCTATCCGATCACGCCGTCGACGGAGATCGCCGAGCAAATGGCGAAGATGCTGCCAAAGATCGGCGGCACGTTCCTCCAGATGGAGGACGAGATCGGGGCGATGGGCGCAATCCTCGGCGCGTCGCTCGCGGGTGCAAAGGTGATGGACGCGACGAGCGGTCCCGGCTTCTCGCTGAAACAGGAGCTGATCGGCTATGCCGCCTGTGCGGAGATCCCGTGCGTCGTGGTAAACGTGCAGCGCGTCGGCCCCTCGACGGGACAGCCGACCGCGCCGTCGCAGGGCGATGTCATGCAGGCACGTTGGGGCACGCATGGCGACCATCCGATCATCGCGCTCTCACCGTGGAGCGTGCGCGAGTCGTTCGATCTGGCGGTGATGTCGGTGAACTACGCGGAGCGCTTCCGCTCGCCCGTCATCCTGCTAACGGATGAGATCGTCGGGCATCTGCGCGAGAACGTCGTCCTCCCCACAGCGGACGAGCTGGACATCTACCCGCGCCGTCTGCCGAAGAAGACACGCGCCGAGGGCTACCAGCCCTTTGCCGTGGGCGAGGATCTCGTGCCCGATGTGGCACGTTTCGGCGACGGCTACCGCATCCACGTCACAGGGCTTCTCCACGATGAGACGGGCTTTCCCTCGGGCAGCCCTACCGTCACGGAGCAGCTGATCCACCGGCTCCACGAGAAAATCAATCGTGTGGGCGAGGAGATCATCCACACGGAGGAGCACTTCATGGAGGACGCGGAATACGCTGTCGTCAGCTACGGCGGTACGGCGCGTACGGCATACGAGGCGGTACGCGCGGCGCGTGCGGACGGGATCAAGGTCGGCTTCCTGCGACTCAAGACGATCTGGCCGTTCGCGGATGCGGCAATCGGACGGCTCGCCGACCGCGTGAAGAGCATCCTCGTCGCAGAGCTGAACTACGGTCAGCTCGTGGGCGAGGTCACGCGCGCGGCACACGGCACGCCCGTCCGCCCGTGTCTCAAATACAATATGCTGGACTTCACCCCGCAGGAGATTGCGGCGGCAATCCGCGAAATGAGTGAGGAGGTGCGGGCATGA
- a CDS encoding thiamine pyrophosphate-dependent enzyme: MSTDMNTHMEIDRGFEQFFRQNRLPHLWCPGCGNGTALKCIAQAIEGAEGFTQDNTVIVSGIGCSSRGSGYMDFDTVHTAHGRAIPFATGIKLARPELNVIVITGDGDCTAIGGNHFLHGCRRNVDLTVVLFNNNIYGMTGGQSSPTTPPGKMTTTAPYGTIDRPLDACRIAEAAGATYVARSTAFHVKHLTQMIAGGLKNHGFALVEAMVQCPTAYGRKNKMGSPAAMLEWMRDAAVMKAAWDKLPPEKRTPEKFPIGLLYACEGEEYGMANAEIQRRAGGL, translated from the coding sequence ATGAGCACGGATATGAATACGCATATGGAAATCGACCGCGGCTTCGAGCAGTTTTTCCGTCAGAACCGCCTCCCCCATCTCTGGTGTCCGGGCTGCGGCAACGGCACGGCGCTGAAGTGCATCGCACAGGCAATCGAGGGCGCGGAGGGATTCACGCAGGACAATACCGTCATTGTGTCGGGCATTGGCTGCTCCTCGCGCGGCTCGGGCTATATGGATTTTGACACGGTACATACAGCGCACGGGCGAGCGATACCATTTGCGACTGGCATCAAGCTCGCACGCCCTGAGCTCAACGTCATCGTCATTACGGGGGACGGCGACTGTACTGCCATTGGCGGCAACCATTTCCTGCACGGCTGTCGGCGCAACGTCGATCTGACGGTCGTCCTCTTCAACAACAACATCTACGGCATGACGGGCGGGCAGTCCTCGCCGACCACGCCGCCCGGCAAGATGACAACGACCGCGCCCTACGGGACGATCGACCGTCCGCTCGATGCCTGCCGCATTGCCGAGGCAGCAGGCGCGACCTATGTCGCACGTTCCACGGCATTCCACGTCAAACATCTCACGCAGATGATTGCGGGCGGACTCAAAAACCACGGCTTTGCCCTCGTCGAGGCGATGGTGCAGTGTCCGACCGCCTACGGGCGCAAGAACAAGATGGGCTCGCCCGCCGCGATGCTCGAGTGGATGCGAGACGCTGCGGTCATGAAGGCGGCATGGGACAAGCTGCCACCCGAGAAGCGCACGCCGGAGAAATTCCCGATCGGGCTGCTCTATGCGTGCGAGGGCGAGGAGTACGGCATGGCGAACGCCGAGATCCAGCGGCGTGCGGGAGGGCTCTGA
- a CDS encoding 2-oxoacid:acceptor oxidoreductase family protein, with protein sequence MQKELRLSGSGGQGVITAAIIFAEAATACGMNVAQSQSYGPEARGGASRSEVIVSDDVIYHPHVEHPDIVLAMTQAAADKYAGDLDPEEGILIVDSELVPSVPQAAHVAKVPITTLAIEKIGKALFANIVALGAITRVSGIVPLDAVKTAVAHRVPPHTVDANMQALMVGYEAAEN encoded by the coding sequence ATGCAGAAGGAACTACGTCTCTCAGGCTCGGGCGGACAGGGTGTCATCACCGCCGCCATCATCTTTGCCGAGGCGGCGACCGCGTGCGGCATGAACGTCGCGCAGTCGCAGTCCTACGGCCCTGAGGCGCGCGGCGGCGCGTCGCGCTCGGAGGTCATCGTCAGCGACGACGTGATCTATCATCCGCACGTCGAGCATCCCGACATCGTGCTCGCGATGACGCAGGCTGCGGCGGACAAGTATGCGGGCGATCTCGATCCCGAGGAGGGCATCCTGATTGTGGACAGCGAGCTCGTCCCGAGCGTCCCGCAGGCGGCGCACGTCGCCAAAGTCCCCATCACGACGCTCGCGATTGAAAAAATCGGGAAGGCACTCTTTGCGAACATCGTCGCCCTCGGCGCAATCACGCGCGTCTCGGGGATCGTCCCGCTCGATGCGGTCAAGACCGCCGTCGCACACCGCGTCCCGCCGCACACCGTCGACGCGAATATGCAGGCTCTCATGGTCGGCTACGAGGCGGCAGAGAACTAA
- a CDS encoding lactate/malate family dehydrogenase has product MSVNRGKVVIIGTSNVGSAVLNKIADFQLASEIALIDLDMDRARGEALDASHAMSSPYSTNIKIHPGTYEDCRDAGFIVITAGPSILPGETPDRLKLASTNTKIMRSIFSEIVKYTKEAMVIMITNPLDVATYVVSTE; this is encoded by the coding sequence ATGTCAGTCAACAGGGGAAAAGTCGTCATCATCGGGACGAGCAATGTCGGCTCCGCCGTGCTCAACAAGATCGCGGATTTTCAGCTCGCATCGGAGATCGCGCTCATCGATCTCGATATGGATCGCGCGCGCGGCGAGGCACTGGATGCGAGTCATGCCATGTCCTCGCCGTACAGCACGAACATCAAGATTCATCCGGGCACATACGAGGACTGCCGCGATGCAGGCTTCATCGTCATCACGGCGGGCCCTTCGATCCTGCCCGGCGAGACGCCCGACCGTCTGAAGCTCGCGAGTACGAACACGAAGATCATGCGCTCCATCTTCTCCGAGATCGTGAAGTACACGAAGGAAGCAATGGTCATCATGATCACGAACCCGCTCGATGTCGCGACCTACGTCGTATCGACGGAG
- a CDS encoding type II toxin-antitoxin system RelB/DinJ family antitoxin produces the protein MSQTNVSIRMDNDLKEQFSAFCADMGMSMTTAFNIFARKTVREYRIPFEIGGNSPNAETQGALDEVRRMKADPSLGKRYTDVDAMMKDLLS, from the coding sequence GTGTCACAAACGAATGTAAGCATACGCATGGATAACGATTTGAAGGAGCAATTCAGTGCATTTTGTGCGGATATGGGCATGAGCATGACGACAGCATTCAATATTTTTGCGCGAAAGACAGTGCGTGAGTACCGCATTCCCTTTGAGATCGGCGGTAATTCGCCGAACGCAGAGACACAGGGAGCGCTCGACGAGGTGCGCCGCATGAAGGCAGACCCGAGCCTCGGCAAACGCTATACAGATGTCGATGCGATGATGAAGGATCTGCTTTCATGA
- a CDS encoding type II toxin-antitoxin system YafQ family toxin, giving the protein MKYTIRPTSRFQKDLKRAAKRGYNTELLSDVIKKLARGEVLAPKYRDHALTGNYTGCRECHIAPDWLLIYEISEDTLILYLTRTGTHSDLFKI; this is encoded by the coding sequence ATGAAATATACGATTCGCCCAACTTCCCGTTTTCAGAAGGACTTGAAACGTGCGGCAAAGCGCGGATACAATACGGAGCTATTGTCCGATGTTATCAAAAAGCTGGCGCGCGGCGAAGTGCTCGCCCCAAAGTACAGAGATCACGCGTTGACAGGGAACTATACAGGATGTCGGGAGTGCCACATCGCACCGGACTGGCTGCTCATCTACGAGATTTCAGAGGACACGCTCATCCTCTACCTGACGCGAACAGGAACACACAGCGACCTGTTCAAAATATAA
- a CDS encoding MTAP family purine nucleoside phosphorylase translates to MAEEKIPAAGYAVIGGSGTLSSDFPRASMAEDVEILADGLHFATPYGESPAFRLFSVAGRRVLTCRMHGWRSGVTRADASRQVFWVLREAGVTRILSEGGVGTVNPLLDPRDFLIPDDYLDLSVRKDVMLDGRYLLVMRDALCSELRRTLIAETKKRYTGRIFDRGVYAVTDGRHFESPAEIAMLRGHADIVGQSLAPEVYLAREIGACYAGLYFVVNYGEGIRPWLHDTLTQIFYDDAPMIGDILLATIRSVPTEENACECRSLRKETLLKDVYNAESDKG, encoded by the coding sequence ATGGCAGAGGAAAAGATACCTGCGGCGGGCTATGCCGTCATCGGCGGCTCGGGGACACTGTCGAGCGACTTCCCGCGCGCCTCGATGGCGGAGGATGTGGAGATCCTCGCGGATGGTCTGCACTTTGCAACGCCCTATGGGGAAAGCCCCGCGTTCCGCCTCTTTTCGGTGGCTGGGCGACGCGTCCTCACCTGCCGCATGCACGGCTGGCGCAGCGGCGTGACGCGCGCGGACGCCTCTCGGCAGGTGTTCTGGGTGCTGCGCGAGGCGGGCGTCACGCGCATCCTCTCCGAGGGCGGTGTGGGGACTGTGAATCCCCTGCTCGATCCGCGTGACTTCCTCATCCCCGACGACTACCTCGATCTGTCCGTACGCAAGGATGTCATGCTCGACGGACGCTATCTGCTCGTGATGCGCGACGCGCTCTGCTCGGAACTGCGCAGGACGCTCATCGCAGAGACAAAGAAACGCTATACGGGGCGTATTTTCGACAGAGGTGTTTATGCCGTCACGGACGGACGGCATTTCGAGAGCCCCGCCGAGATCGCCATGCTGCGCGGGCACGCCGACATCGTGGGGCAGAGCCTTGCGCCCGAGGTCTACCTCGCACGCGAGATCGGCGCGTGCTATGCGGGGCTGTACTTCGTCGTCAACTACGGCGAGGGCATCCGCCCGTGGTTGCACGATACGCTCACGCAGATTTTCTACGACGATGCGCCCATGATCGGCGACATTCTGCTCGCCACCATCCGCAGCGTCCCCACTGAGGAGAATGCGTGTGAATGCCGCAGTCTGCGCAAGGAGACCCTGCTCAAGGATGTCTACAACGCGGAGTCGGACAAGGGATAA
- the mqnC gene encoding cyclic dehypoxanthinyl futalosine synthase, with protein sequence MRLSEREAADLLTSGDPIDLGRAADAERRRRFGDTVTFIVDRNINYTNVCVNECRFCAFYTKQDAEDAYLLPMEEIIEKVGETAAAGGTQVMIQGGIHPDLPLAYYEDMLRAIRDRYPSIVIHSFTATEILYFAEKEGITVEDTLRRLQDAGLASLPGGGAEILVDRVRKLIAPKKIMTEDWLRVMRTAHKIGMESTATMVIGFGETMAERVEHMEHIRRLQEETGGFRAFITWTFQPGNTALGGEKTSSWDYMRTLAVTRLYMDNVSHIQGSWVTQGERIGQLTLGFGADDLGSIMLEENVVRAAGTRYNMSIKKMIDLIRGAGREPAQRDTRYRVIRRF encoded by the coding sequence ATGAGACTATCGGAGCGGGAGGCGGCTGACCTCCTCACGAGCGGCGACCCCATCGACCTCGGACGTGCGGCGGATGCGGAGCGGCGGCGCAGGTTCGGCGACACCGTGACGTTCATCGTCGACCGCAATATCAACTACACGAATGTATGCGTGAACGAATGCCGCTTCTGCGCGTTCTACACGAAGCAGGATGCGGAGGACGCCTACCTCCTGCCGATGGAGGAAATCATCGAGAAGGTCGGCGAGACGGCAGCGGCGGGCGGAACGCAGGTCATGATACAGGGCGGCATCCACCCCGATCTGCCGCTCGCGTACTACGAGGATATGCTGCGCGCGATCCGTGACCGCTATCCCTCCATCGTGATTCACTCCTTCACGGCGACGGAGATTCTGTATTTTGCCGAAAAGGAGGGTATCACGGTTGAGGACACGCTGCGGCGTTTGCAGGATGCGGGGCTTGCGTCCCTGCCCGGCGGCGGCGCGGAGATTCTCGTTGACCGCGTGCGCAAGCTCATCGCGCCGAAGAAGATCATGACCGAGGATTGGCTGCGTGTGATGCGGACGGCGCACAAGATCGGCATGGAGTCGACGGCGACAATGGTGATCGGCTTCGGCGAGACGATGGCGGAGCGCGTGGAGCACATGGAGCATATCCGTCGTTTGCAGGAGGAGACGGGCGGCTTCCGCGCCTTCATCACGTGGACGTTCCAGCCTGGCAATACCGCGCTCGGCGGGGAAAAGACCTCGAGCTGGGACTATATGCGGACGCTCGCCGTCACGCGGCTCTATATGGACAATGTGTCCCATATCCAGGGGTCGTGGGTCACGCAGGGCGAGCGCATCGGGCAGCTGACCCTCGGCTTCGGTGCGGACGACCTCGGGAGCATCATGCTCGAGGAGAATGTCGTGCGCGCGGCGGGCACGCGATACAATATGTCCATCAAGAAGATGATCGATCTGATACGCGGTGCGGGCAGAGAGCCTGCACAGCGCGACACGCGTTACCGCGTGATACGGAGGTTCTAG
- a CDS encoding radical SAM protein, whose product MSDRKKARAAAERGARLTREDALALYEDNDLLALAAWARAAKERASGKNVYYTVNRHINLTNICSANCPLCAFQVEQGDARGYIMETDDVARVLELAKKTPRLTEIHIVSALHPDRPFAYYEGVVRQVRAALPHADIKAFTPVEVVNFAKTEGTSVRDILSALQKAGLSSLPGGGAEILSDRVRAVICPNKATRAEWLDCMRTAHALGIRTNASMMYGHIETVEERIDHLLLLRDLQDETGGFQAFMLFPFHPENTALGAERKLARVGSWEDMKMLALSRLVLDNIAHFKAFWVMLTQPIAQLALGFGADDLDGTIGEEKIIHAAGATTQTGITRRELDAMIREAGYEPVERDTFYRPIAAGEGA is encoded by the coding sequence ATGAGTGATCGAAAGAAAGCCCGTGCCGCCGCCGAGCGCGGGGCGCGGCTGACGAGGGAGGATGCGCTCGCCCTCTACGAGGACAACGACCTCCTCGCGCTCGCGGCGTGGGCGCGTGCCGCGAAGGAGCGTGCGAGCGGGAAGAACGTCTACTATACGGTGAACCGCCACATCAATCTCACGAATATATGCAGCGCGAACTGCCCGCTCTGCGCGTTTCAGGTGGAGCAGGGCGACGCGCGCGGCTATATTATGGAAACGGACGATGTGGCGCGCGTGCTGGAACTGGCGAAAAAAACGCCACGGCTCACGGAGATCCACATCGTGAGCGCACTGCACCCCGACCGCCCCTTCGCCTACTACGAGGGGGTTGTGCGGCAGGTGCGCGCGGCGCTTCCCCATGCGGATATCAAGGCATTCACGCCCGTGGAGGTTGTGAACTTTGCGAAGACGGAGGGGACTTCCGTCCGTGACATCTTGAGCGCGTTGCAGAAGGCGGGGCTCTCGTCCCTGCCCGGCGGTGGTGCGGAGATCCTCTCCGACCGCGTGCGTGCCGTCATCTGCCCGAACAAGGCGACGCGCGCGGAGTGGCTCGACTGTATGCGCACGGCGCACGCGCTCGGCATCCGCACGAACGCGTCCATGATGTACGGGCACATCGAGACGGTGGAGGAGCGCATCGACCACCTGCTCCTTCTGCGTGACTTGCAGGATGAGACGGGCGGCTTTCAGGCGTTCATGCTCTTTCCCTTTCATCCCGAGAACACGGCACTCGGCGCAGAGAGGAAGCTCGCGCGTGTCGGTTCGTGGGAGGATATGAAGATGCTTGCGCTCTCGCGCCTTGTGCTTGATAACATAGCGCATTTCAAGGCATTCTGGGTCATGCTGACACAGCCCATCGCGCAGCTTGCCCTCGGCTTCGGCGCGGACGATCTCGACGGCACGATCGGCGAGGAGAAAATCATCCATGCGGCGGGTGCGACCACGCAGACGGGCATCACGCGGCGCGAGCTGGACGCGATGATTCGCGAGGCGGGCTATGAGCCTGTGGAGCGCGACACATTCTATCGGCCGATTGCGGCGGGGGAGGGCGCATGA
- a CDS encoding suppressor of fused domain protein produces MKKIGRNDSAHKKKAPMPTEVYTEEELDAVESHIEANFGAYGHVFHEIVSPDIHLDICIIDPTEERNYYMLVTLGMGAHRMNVPADLAEHKLERAELAIALPCDWNIHESAEEHYWPIHLLKNLARLPIENRTWLGWGHTIDARAPYAENTALSATLIVSGQVKKGGSNVCVLPNGDEVNFYQIIPLHKDELKYKLEHNADALLDRLAERHVSFVIDPERRSALAPEDFADLVMDDAQWHLDTLREKKLPVDEITAYNHLAIYLRYCIEHELMADWFCRQYAATIRAVREHPSETDLRPFIRDELNGILMRGFFGGDGETFAQYYYDGDAPSFPSDIDNHALAYFGREQYFSEEFDDEAYLFVPFDEDYYAAMAAVITQRWEAWKRNCDERKENEDETPSSVALAIMQYLNCGRADCSLMYFPPMVDDDPIMAAYSYAVRRSVCDGYVPVLIVPSDTLWEILTMNAEAEKGAFEDYDFDAEAVAAYREKMLAHSIGDGKAVLTERLGERFEQNRAETSDEEEHPANRFISYWDYETQKTHPMILAKIPVKNPWEVFAYLPFGGWNDCPDTETLMAVSKYWHEQHDAAPAVLTYDTLEYSVPAPVSEESARELAKEQYAFCADIIEQGIPTVSRLAKKLNASNVWYFWWD; encoded by the coding sequence ATGAAAAAAATTGGCAGAAATGACTCTGCGCATAAAAAGAAAGCCCCAATGCCCACAGAGGTCTATACCGAGGAAGAACTGGATGCCGTCGAGAGCCACATCGAAGCAAACTTCGGCGCATACGGACACGTCTTTCACGAGATCGTCTCGCCCGACATCCATCTGGACATCTGCATCATCGACCCGACCGAGGAGCGCAACTACTATATGCTCGTCACCCTCGGAATGGGGGCACATCGGATGAACGTGCCCGCTGATCTTGCGGAGCACAAACTTGAGCGTGCCGAGCTTGCGATTGCCCTGCCGTGCGACTGGAACATCCATGAGAGTGCCGAGGAGCATTACTGGCCGATCCACCTGCTGAAGAATCTCGCACGTCTGCCAATCGAGAACAGAACATGGCTCGGCTGGGGCCACACGATTGACGCCCGAGCCCCCTACGCGGAGAATACCGCGCTCTCCGCCACCCTGATTGTCAGCGGTCAGGTCAAAAAGGGCGGCAGCAATGTCTGTGTTCTGCCCAATGGGGATGAGGTCAATTTTTATCAGATCATCCCGCTCCACAAGGACGAACTCAAATATAAACTGGAACATAACGCAGATGCCCTGCTCGACCGTCTCGCCGAACGTCACGTGAGCTTTGTGATTGATCCGGAGCGGCGCAGCGCACTTGCGCCCGAGGACTTCGCCGATCTCGTGATGGACGATGCACAGTGGCACCTCGATACGCTGCGCGAAAAGAAACTGCCCGTGGACGAGATCACAGCGTACAACCATCTCGCGATCTATCTGCGCTACTGCATCGAGCATGAGCTGATGGCAGACTGGTTCTGCAGGCAGTACGCGGCAACCATCCGTGCCGTGCGTGAGCATCCGTCAGAGACGGATCTGCGTCCCTTTATCCGCGATGAGTTGAACGGGATTCTGATGCGCGGTTTCTTTGGCGGGGATGGCGAGACATTCGCGCAGTATTACTACGATGGCGATGCCCCCTCCTTCCCCTCGGACATCGACAATCATGCCCTGGCGTACTTCGGCAGAGAGCAGTACTTCTCGGAGGAGTTCGACGACGAGGCATATCTCTTCGTCCCGTTCGATGAGGACTACTATGCGGCGATGGCGGCAGTCATCACGCAGCGGTGGGAGGCGTGGAAGCGGAACTGCGACGAACGGAAGGAAAACGAGGATGAGACGCCAAGCAGCGTTGCTTTGGCGATCATGCAGTATCTGAACTGCGGCAGGGCAGACTGCTCCCTGATGTACTTCCCGCCGATGGTGGACGACGATCCGATCATGGCGGCGTACAGCTATGCCGTGCGCCGCAGCGTGTGCGACGGCTATGTCCCCGTACTCATCGTGCCGAGCGATACACTGTGGGAGATTCTGACGATGAACGCGGAGGCGGAAAAGGGCGCGTTCGAAGACTATGACTTCGATGCCGAAGCCGTGGCAGCGTACCGCGAAAAAATGCTTGCACACTCCATCGGGGACGGCAAGGCGGTGCTGACGGAGCGGCTCGGCGAGCGTTTTGAACAGAACCGCGCGGAAACGTCCGATGAAGAGGAGCATCCCGCCAACCGTTTTATCAGCTATTGGGACTACGAGACGCAGAAAACGCACCCGATGATTCTCGCCAAGATTCCCGTAAAGAATCCGTGGGAGGTGTTCGCCTATCTGCCGTTCGGCGGGTGGAACGACTGCCCCGACACCGAGACCCTGATGGCGGTGTCGAAATACTGGCACGAGCAGCACGATGCCGCTCCCGCCGTCCTCACTTACGATACGCTTGAGTACAGCGTGCCCGCGCCTGTGTCCGAGGAGAGCGCGCGAGAACTCGCCAAGGAGCAGTATGCGTTCTGCGCCGACATCATCGAGCAGGGGATTCCGACCGTCAGCAGATTGGCGAAGAAATTGAACGCGTCGAATGTGTGGTATTTCTGGTGGGATTAA